In Malus sylvestris chromosome 16, drMalSylv7.2, whole genome shotgun sequence, the following are encoded in one genomic region:
- the LOC126608870 gene encoding sulfate transporter 3.1-like, with product MGNADYECPHRVEIPPSKPFFKALKSSLKETFFPDDPFRQFKNQPTSRKLVLGLQHFVPILEWAPSYTFDFFKSDLIAGITIASLAVPQGISYANLANLPPIIGLYSSFVPPLVYAMLGSSKDLAVGTVAVASLLISSMLGKVVSPTENPKLYVQLALTSTFFAGAFQASLGFLRLGFVVDFLSHATIVGFMGGAATVVCLQQLKGVLGLIHFTHETDVVSVMKSIFSQMHEWRWESAVLGCCFLFFLLLTRYFSKRKPAFFWINAMMPLCSLILGSLLVFLTHAENHGVQVIGHLKKGLNPPSMSELAFGSPYLSTAIKTGIITGVIGLAEGVAVGRSFAALKNYHIDGNKEMIAFGMMNIAGSCTSCYLTAGPFSRTAVNFNAGCKTAVSNIVMATAVMITLLFLTPLFHYTPLVVLSAIIMAAMLSLIDYKAMIHLWKVDKVDCMVCLSAYFGVVFGSVEIGLVIAVTVSLLRVLLFVARPRTFALGNIPNSSIYRSIDQYPVANNIPGVLILQIDAPIYFANANYLRERISRWIYEEEDKIKSSGETSLHYVILDIGTVGSIDTSGTTMLEEVQKNVDSKGLKLVLANPRSEVIKKLEKSKFIEKIGREWIYLTVAEAVSACNFMLHTCKPKPGEIETNRQEQCLIYDDQMDESF from the exons ATGGGCAACGCAGATTATGAGTGCCCGCACCGTGTTGAAATTCCTCCTTCCAAGCCATTTTTCAAGGCTCTGAAATCATCTCTGAAAGAAACTTTCTTTCCCGATGACCCTTTCAGGCAATTTAAGAACCAACCCACGTCTAGAAAACTTGTTCTGGGATTGCAACACTTTGTGCCAATCCTCGAATGGGCTCCTAGCTACACTTTTGACTTCTTCAAATCTGATCTCATTGCTGGAATCACCATTGCCAGTCTTGCAGTTCCTCAAGGGATCAGCTATGCAAATTTAGCCAACTTGCCCCCAATTATTGGCCTAT ATTCGAGCTTTGTGCCTCCATTGGTGTATGCCATGCTTGGAAGCTCAAAGGATTTGGCAGTGGGTACCGTAGCGGTTGCATCCCTTCTCATATCTTCCATGTTGGGGAAGGTTGTTAGCCCCACTGAGAACCCTAAGCTCTATGTTCAGTTGGCTCTCACGTCTACCTTCTTTGCTGGAGCTTTCCAGGCTTCTCTTGGCTTCTTAAG ACTAGGGTTTGTCGTGGACTTTCTGTCTCATGCAACAATAGTGGGTTTCATGGGTGGAGCAGCCACTGTTGTATGTCTTCAGCAGCTTAAAGGGGTACTAGGGTTGATTCATTTCACTCATGAGACAGATGTTGTATCCGTCATGAAATCTATATTTTCGCAAATGCATGAG TGGAGGTGGGAAAGCGCTGTGCTGGGATGCTGtttcctcttctttctcttgctCACAAGATACTTT AGCAAGAGAAAACCGGCTTTCTTCTGGATAAACGCAATGATGCCACTGTGCTCTCTGATCTTGGGAAGCCTACTGGTTTTCCTAACCCACGCTGAAAATCATGGCGTTCAAGTA ATTGGACACCTTAAAAAAGGGTTGAACCCGCCATCCATGTCTGAGTTGGCTTTTGGGTCGCCATATCTTTCAACAGCCATTAAAACTGGGATCATCACTGGTGTCATAGGCCTTGCT GAAGGAGTAGCCGTCGGAAGAAGTTTTGCCGCGTTGAAGAACTACCACATTGACGGTAACAAGGAAATGATCGCTTTCGGGATGATGAACATTGCAGGCTCTTGCACTTCTTGCTACTTGACCGCCG GGCCATTTTCGCGAACTGCGGTGAACTTCAATGCAGGATGCAAAACTGCAGTCTCCAACATTGTAATGGCGACTGCCGTGATGATCACACTGTTGTTTTTGACGCCATTGTTCCATTACACTCCACTTGTGGTGCTCTCCGCCATTATAATGGCTGCCATGCTCAGCCTCATAGATTACAAAGCCATGATCCATCTCTGGAAAGTAGACAAGGTGGATTGCATGGTGTGCCTGAGTGCATACTTCGGTGTTGTCTTTGGCAGTGTTGAGATCGGCCTAGTCATTGCA GTTACAGTTTCATTGCTAAGGGTGCTGCTATTTGTAGCGAGGCCACGGACTTTCGCTTTAGGCAACATTCCAAACTCATCGATTTATAGAAGCATCGATCAGTACCCGGTTGCAAACAATATTCCAGGAGTTCTCATTCTTCAAATTGATGCACCAATCTACTTTGCTAATGCAAACTATTTAAGGGAAAG GATCTCAAGATGGATATACGAGGAGGAAGACAAGATAAAATCTTCTGGAGAAACAAGCTTGCACTATGTTATACTAGACATTGGCA CGGTTGGAAGCATCGATACGAGCGGGACCACCATGCTTGAAGAGGTCCAGAAAAACGTTGACAGTAAGGGTCTCAAG CTTGTACTAGCAAACCCCCGAAGTGAGGTGATCAAGAAGCTCGAGAAGTCCAAGTTCATCGAGAAAATTGGTCGGGAATGGATCTACCTTACAGTGGCAGAGGCTGTATCGGCATGTAACTTTATGCTGCACACCTGCAAGCCGAAGCCCGGAGAAATAGAAACAAACAGACAAGAGCAATGTTTAATCTATGATGACCAAATGGATGAAAGTTTTTAG
- the LOC126608875 gene encoding 40S ribosomal protein S3a-2-like, translated as MAVGKNKRISKSKKGGKKKAVDPFAKKDWYDIKAPKLFNHQNVGKTLVSRTQGTKIASEGLKHRVFEVSLADLQGDEEHAYRKMRLRAEDVQGKTVLTNFWGMNFTTDKLRSLVRKWQTLIEAHVDVKTTDNYTLRMFCIGFTKRRPNQVKRTCYAQSSQVRQIRRKMSEIMIAQATSSDLKGLVSKFIAESIGKEIEKATMSIYPLQNVFIRKVKILKAPKFDLTKLMEVYGGEDVGVKVERPAEEAAPEVQQEIVGA; from the exons ATGGCCGTCGG AAAGAACAAGAGAATCTCCAAGTCGAAGAAAGGAGGAAAGAAGAAAGC GGTTGATCCGTTTGCCAAGAAGGATTGGTACGACATCAAGGCCCCAAAACTGTTCAACCACCAGAATGTGGGCAAAACCCTCGTCTCCCGTACTCAGGGTACAAAG ATTGCTTCGGAAGGACTCAAACATAGAGTCTTTGAGGTATCACTCGCTGACCTTCAGGGTGATGAGGAACATGCTTACAGAAAGATGCGGTTGAGAGCTGAAGATGTCCAAGGGAAGACTGTTCTGACCAATTTCTGG GGAATGAACTTCACCACGGACAAACTTAGGTCTTTGGTGCGTAAATGGCAAACTTTGATTGAAGCTCATGTGGATGTGAAGACCACTGACAACTATACCCTGAGGATGTTCTGCATTGGCTTTACCAAGAGACGTCCAAATCAGGTCAAGAGGACCTGCTATGCACAGTCTAGCCAAGTCAGACAG ATCCGCCGCAAGATGAGCGAGATCATGATTGCCCAGGCAACATCCAGTGATCTTAAGGGCTTGGTCAGCAAGTTCATTGCAGAGAGCATTGGTAAAGAGATTGAGAAGGCTACAATGAGCATCTATCCATTGCAAAATGTCTTCATTAGGAAGGTTAAGATCTTGAAGGCACCCAAGTTTGATCTCACCAAGCTCATGGAG GTTTACGGTGGCGAAGACGTTGGTGTGAAGGTTGAGAGGCCTGCCGAAGAAGCAGCGCCTGAGGTGCAGCAAGAGATCGTTGGTGCTTAA
- the LOC126608873 gene encoding U-box domain-containing protein 70-like — translation MAEAEGGGSGRAGASAGGGGADSLKDKGNEQFKAGNYLKAAALYTQAIKQDPNNPTLYSNRAAAFLRLVKLSKALADAETTIKLNPQWEKGYFRKGCVLEALEQYDDALAAFETALQYNSQSTEVSRKIKRIYQLARDKTRAEEVEKMRSNVDMATHLDKLKSEMSVKRGSEECWEEMFSFLVETMESAVKSWHETSKVEARVYFLLDKETTDTEKYAPAVNIDKAFESPHTHGSCFSFLRQYAEDSFSRAACLVTPKSIMSYPQVWKGQGSRKWKHGQHDGFFVQFETPFLRKLWFISSSSELGQTLCRDPEELDIGAHELIPCLFKQSNS, via the exons ATGGCGGAAGCAGAGGGGGGAGGATCAGGTAGGGCGGGCGCATCGGCTGGAGGTGGAGGAGCTGACTCTCTGAAAGATAAAGGAAATGAGCAGTTCAAAGCAGGGAACTACCTCAAAGCCGCTGCGCTCTACACTCAGGCAATCAAGCAAGACCCCAATAACCCCACTCTCTATAG CAACCGTGCTGCAGCATTTCTTCGATTGGTTAAGCTTAGCAAAGCCCTTGCTGATGCAGAGACAACAATTAAGTTGAACCCCCAGTGGGAGAAG GGATATTTTAGGAAAGGTTGCGTACTAGAGGCCTTGGAACAATATGATGAT GCTTTGGCTGCTTTCGAAACAGCTTTGCAATATAACTCGCAAAGCACAGAAGTATCAAGAAAGATAAAAAGGATTTATCAGTTGGCGAGAGATAAAACGCGtgcagaagaggtggagaaaaTGAGATCCAATGTTGATATGGCGACGCATTTAGATAAACTGAAATCTGAAATG TCTGTGAAGCGTGGATCTGAAGAATGTTGGGAAgaaatgttttctttccttGTTGAGACAATGGAGTCAGCTGTAAAATCATGGCATGAAACTTCTAAAGTGGAGGCTAGAGTTTACTTTCTCCTAGATAAGGAAACAACAGACACCGAGAAATATGCTCCAGCTGTGAATATTGATAAG GCCTTTGAATCACCCCATACACATGGTagttgtttttcatttcttagGCAGTATGCTGAGGATTCTTTCTCCAGAGCAGCTTGCTTGGTGACTCCCAAAAGTATCATGTCATATCCACAG GTTTGGAAAGGTCAAGGATCAAGGAAATGGAAACACGGGCAACATGATGGTTTCTTTGTGCAATTTGAGACCCCTTTCCTGCGGAAGCTGTGGTTTATTTCTAGTTCTAGTGAACTGGGCCAGACATTGtgcag GGATCCGGAGGAGTTAGACATCGGTGCCCATGAATTGATTCCGTGCCTATTCAAACAGTCCAATTCATAA
- the LOC126608868 gene encoding protein NETWORKED 1D-like: MATMLHSESRRLYSWWWDSHIPKNSKWLQENLTDMDSKVKAMIKLIEEDADSFARRAEMYYKKRPELMKLVEEFYRAYRALAERYDHATVELRHAHRTMAEAFPNQVPYVLADELPSGSSGPDVGPHTPEMPHPVRSLFNPDDLHKDTLGLSSTNLQALKRNGGNSADSNSGISRRGLKQFTEMFTPGEVPNSSKGAVEGRMREGLNFHEEEDIKHQFQNGYFQLTSENHSLKTQVLSQSERAAKAETEVQALKKTLDEIQSEKDAVLLQYEQSLEKLSTLGRELDDAQTAVGGLDERASKADIETKILKEALVELEAERDAGLLQYNHCLERISSLETMLSFSQRDAKGLNERAVKAETEAQKLKQELSKLQAEKEDFFLQYKQCLEKISALETKISVSEENVRMLNEQIERAEGEVKTLKESLAILMEEKEAAALQYERCMDTIAKMESENSQAQADAKRLNSEVLTGAAKLKSAEEQCDLLERSNHSLRLEADGLLKKITSKDQELSEKNDQMEKLQILMQEEHLQFVQAEATLQALQKLHCQSQEDQKALALEFKNGLQMLKDLEIRKNGMEDDAQRVKEENKSLSELNLSCTVSIKNLQDEIFNIKEMKEKLEQEVAVKSDQSNALQQHILHLEEEIKGLNRRYQAMVKQVESAGLNPECFESSVKDLQSEKSKLEDICTGEKEQRELLYEKLKDMGKLSKENAILESSLLGLNTELEGLREAVKQLQASCQFLQGEKSTLVAEKALLLSQLQIITQNMQTLFERNTLLDNSLSVANIELERFRARSNSLEELCQSLNNEKSNLLNERGTLVFQLKDVEERLRNLEKRFTKLEKKYSNLEKEKGSTLNALEELRGSLLAEKRERASYIRSSEARFAGLENNVHLMQEERKLGKKDFEEELDKALNAQIEIFILQKFIEDLEEKNLSLFIECQRHVEKSKFSSKLISELENENLELQVEEQFLVEEIDKLRLGIRQVLRALEVEPDRHDDKTEPGKVNMPHVLNTIKDLKTSLLRSKDEEQQLLVEKSVLLSVLGQMRLEGAETETEKQFFEGEYEIMINHCSMLQKEKHDLLEMTRELRLEVTEKEHKEEILEAQLVTLQRKLANLENNYVVLQEENYKVLEDKRSLLKDLLELKEENQMLEEDNIVNFHEALAFSTLSLVLESFATEKAAELKALTEDLNSQFVINNDLKQAVGILEEQLVMKEVENLHLSETVELLDKELCDSKDLNGQLSHQISVGNDSLKQKTMKLLDAEEKLKRTEDLNVELCRRVQELKMDIEESKLMQQNCKKQILELSEDSTSQKKEINSLCEANEILKNEILSNVIEKEVENLHLNETAQLLHEELREVKDSKDQLNHQILAGKDSLKQKTMELSEVEEKLRKAEDLNVELCRTVQELMMEHEDSNLLRENCERQILELSKDNSNQKNEIEILREANETLEKKVGMLSEVIEEYRSREEYLSSELQERSNDFELWEAEAATFFFDLQVSAVREAFLENTVHELTDVCESLKDEGAAKSVEVKQMKESVSSLEGEVGELMGQLSAYVPVVASLRENVASLQHNTVLRSKLLVERNQQYKGVEPPNHLHENSCQHSTASVPHGISELAEMQTMIKEVEKMFVEETERLVMEPFEKAMVEEIERLSTQESTKNSNVSVEIEELQSNGTSLQEKCSKSEEMKLGKEFTGENLKLLKTKSDNGIWMKDIPLDHVSDCSSHGKSRRGTGGADNQMLELWETGEQYGHQDPVPNEKQNQASARMEDLTPSHRFTDSEPMIQNFTSEVQAEKELGIDKREVSFRRPHHESKKEKILERLASDAQKLTSLQTIARDLDKKMETSKKGKRANGIEYETVKRHLVEVEEAVVQLVETNDQLKKNIEESPSLDEQTSIELEEAGNVRRERVVKEASKGSEKIGRLQFELQNIHYILLKLEDENKKKGRHGFYVSRTGVLLRDFIYSGRNSERRKKGCVCGCMRPSTNGE; the protein is encoded by the exons ATGGCAACCATGTTACACTCCGAGTCCAGACGCTTATATTCTTGGTGGTGGGATAGTCACATTCCAAAGAATTCAAAGTGGCTTCAGGAGAATCTTACAG ACATGGATTCCAAAGTCAAAGCAATGATCAAGCTCATTGAAGAAGATGCAGATTCTTTTGCAAGGAGGGCAGAAATGTACTACAAGAAACGCCCGGAGCTCATGAAACTGGTGGAGGAGTTCTATCGAGCATATCGTGCATTAGCAGAGAGGTACGATCATGCAACTGTAGAGCTGCGACACGCTCATCGAACCATGGCAGAAGCATTTCCCAACCAAGTACCTTATGTATTGGCTGATGAATTGCCCTCAGGCTCTTCTGGCCCAGATGTTGGACCTCATACACCAGAAATGCCACATCCAGTTCGTTCCTTATTTAACCCTGATGACTTGCATAAGGATACATTGGGTCTCTCGTCAACCAATTTACAAGCTTTGAAAAGGAATGGAGGAAACTCAGCAGACTCCAACTCTGGAATAAGCAGAAGGGGTCTAAAACAGTTCACCGAGATGTTCACTCCAGGAGAAGTGCCAAATAGCTCAAAGGGTGCAGTAGAGGGAAGGATGAGAGAGGGCTTAAATTTTCATGAGGAAGAAGATATCAAACATCAGTTCCAAAATGGGTACTTTCAATTAACTAGTGAGAACCACAGTCTCAAGACCCAGGTTCTTTCTCAATCTGAGCGTGCTGCAAAAGCAGAAACTGAAGTTCAAGCCTTAAAGAAAACTCTAGATGAGATACAATCTGAAAAAGACGCAGTCCTTCTTCAGTACGAGCAGAGTTTGGAGAAGTTGTCTACACTGGGGAGGGAACTAGATGATGCACAAACGGCTGTTGGAGGGCTCGATGAACGAGCAAGCAAAGCTGATATTGAAACTAAAATATTGAAGGAAGCCCTTGTGGAGTTAGAAGCAGAGAGGGATGCTGGTCTTCTTCAGTACAATCATTGTTTGGAAAGGATATCTAGCCTGGAGACCATGTTATCATTTTCTCAAAGGGATGCAAAAGGACTTAACGAGCGGGCTGTTAAAGCAGAAACTGAAGCTCAAAAGCTCAAGCAAGAACTTTCAAAACTACAGGCTGAAAAGGAAGATTTTTTTCTTCAGTACAAGCAATGCCTCGAGAAGATATCTGCTTTGGAGACTAAAATCTCAGTTTCTGAGGAAAATGTGAGAATGCTTAATGAACAAATTGAAAGAGCTGAAGGCGAAGTCAAAACTCTGAAAGAATCTCTGGCTATACTGATGGAAGAGAAAGAAGCTGCAGCTCTTCAATACGAGCGGTGCATGGATACAATAGCTAAAATGGAAAGTGAAAATTCTCAGGCTCAAGCAGATGCCAAACGACTAAACAGTGAAGTTTTGACAGGGGCTGCAAAATTGAAGAGTGCCGAAGAACAATGTGATCTCTTGGAGAGATCAAATCACTCTCTGCGGTTAGAGGCGGATGGTCTGTTGAAGAAGATTACAAGTAAAGATCAAGAACTTTCAGAGAAGAATGACCAGATGGAGAAACTTCAGATTCTGATGCAAGAGGAGCACTTACAGTTTGTGCAAGCTGAAGCCACTCTCCAAGCTCTTCAGAAGTTGCATTGTCAATCCCAAGAGGATCAGAAAGCTTTAGCTCTGGAGTTCAAAAATGGGCTTCAAATGTTGAAGGACTTGGAGATACGCAAAAATGGTATGGAGGATGATGCCCAACGGGTTAAGGAGGAAAACAAGAGCCTAAGTGAATTGAATCTCTCTTGCACTGTGTCAATAAAGAATCTGCAAGATGAAATCTTCAACATCAAAGAGATGAAAGAGAAACTTGAACAGGAGGTTGCGGTAAAATCAGACCAAAGCAATGCCCTCCAGCAACATATTTTACATTTGGAGGAGGAAATTAAGGGATTGAATAGAAGATATCAAGCTATGGTGAAGCAGGTGGAGTCAGCAGGATTAAATCCTGAATGCTTTGAATCATCTGTGAAAGACTTGCAAAGTGAAAAATCGAAGCTAGAAGATATATGCACAGGGGAGAAAGAACAAAGAGAACTTCTTTATGAGAAGTTGAAGGATATGGGTAAACTTTCAAAGGAGAATGCTATTTTGGAGAGCTCGCTGTTGGGGTTGAACACTGAGTTGGAGGGTTTGAGAGAGGCTGTCAAACAATTGCAAGCGTCTTGCCAGTTTCTTCAGGGAGAAAAATCCACTCTTGTTGCTGAGAAAGCTCTCCTGCTTTCACAGTTACAAATTATCACTCAGAATATGCAGACGCTTTTTGAGAGGAACACCTTGCTGGACAATTCCCTCTCTGTTGCAAACATTGAGCTTGAACGGTTCAGAGCAAGATCGAACAGCTTAGAAGAGTTGTGCCAGTCTCTCAATAATGAGAAATCCAATCTTCTTAATGAGAGAGGCACCCTGGTATTTCAGTTAAAAGATGTTGAAGAGAGACTGCGAAACCTGGAAAAGCGGTTTAcaaaattggagaagaaataTTCTAATTTGGAGAAGGAGAAAGGATCCACACTCAATGCACTCGAAGAACTACGGGGTTCCCTCCTTGCAGAAAAACGAGAGCGTGCAAGTTATATACGTTCAAGTGAGGCCCGATTCGCAGGTTTGGAAAACAATGTCCATCTGATGCAGGAAGAAAGAAAGCTGGGAAAGAAAGATTTTGAAGAAGAACTAGATAAAGCTTTAAATGCCCAGATCGAGATCTTTATCCTTCAGAAGTTTATAGAAGATCTGGAAGAGAAGAATTTGTCCTTATTCATCGAGTGTCAGAGACACGTTGAGAAATCCAAGTTTTCTAGTAAGCTGATCTCAGAGTTGGAGAATGAAAATCTTGAACTACAGGTGGAAGAACAATTCTTGGTGGAAGAAATCGACAAGTTGAGGTTGGGAATTCGTCAAGTGCTCAGGGCTCTTGAGGTTGAACCAGATAGGCACGACGATAAGACTGAACCAGGGAAAGTAAATATGCCGCACGTTTTGAATACTAtcaaggacttgaaaacttCTTTGTTACGTAGCAAGGATGAGGAACAGCAGTTGCTTGTTGAGAAGTCAGTGCTCTTAAGTGTACTTGGGCAGATGAGATTAGAGGGTGCAGAGACAGAGACGGAAAAGCAATTCTTTGAGGGGGAGTATGAGATCATGATAAACCATTGTTCTATGCTACAAAAAGAGAAGCATGACCTTCTAGAGATGACAAGGGAGTTGAGGTTGGAAGTGACCGAGAAAGAGCACAAGGAGGAAATATTAGAGGCTCAACTGGTAACTCTTCAACGTAAGCTGGCAAATTTGGAGAACAATTACGTGGTTTTGCAAGAAGAAAATTACAAGGTGCTTGAAGATAAGAGATCTTTGCTTAAGGATCTTTTGGAACTCAAAGAGGAAAATCAAATGCTTGAAGAggataatattgttaatttccaTGAAGCACTAGCTTTCAGCACCCTCTCATTGGTTTTAGAGAGCTTCGCAACCGAGAAAGCTGCAGAACTAAAAGCActtactgaagatctcaacagtCAATTTGTAATTAACAACGACCTCAAACAGGCTGTTGGGATATTGGAGGAGCAGTTAGTGATGAAAGAAGTAGAAAATCTGCATCTGAGCGAGACAGTCGAATTGTTGGACAAGGAACTGTGTGACTCCAAGGACTTAAATGGTCAACTAAGCCATCAGATCTCAGTTGGAAACGATTCTCTGAAACAGAAAACCATGAAGCTCTTGGACGCAGAAGAGAAGCTTAAAAGGACAGAGGACTTGAATGTGGAATTGTGCAGAAGAGTTCAGGAACTGAAGATGGATATTGAAGAGTCAAAACTAATgcaacaaaattgcaagaagCAGATTCTTGAACTATCTGAAGATAGCACAAGCCAGAAAAAGGAAATCAATAGCCTTTGTGAAGCAAATGAAATTCTGAAGAATGAAATCTTGTCTAACGTAATTGAAAAAGAAGTAGAAAATCTACATCTGAACGAGACAGCTCAATTGTTGCACGAGGAACTGCGTGAAGTCAAGGACTCGAAAGATCAGCTAAACCATCAAATTTTAGCTGGAAAGGATTCTCTGAAGCAGAAAACCATGGAGCTCTCAGAAGTAGAAGAGAAGCTTAGAAAGGCCGAGGACTTGAATGTGGAATTATGCAGAACTGTTCAGGAGCTGATGATGGAACATGAAGATTCAAATCTTCTGAGAGAAAATTGTGAGAGGCAGATTCTAGAACTATCCAAAGATAACTCGAATCAGAAAAATGAAATTGAGATCCTTCGTGAAGCAAATGAAACTCTGGAGAAGAAAGTGGGTATGTTAAGTGAAGTAATTGAAGAATATAGAAGTAGAGAAGAGTATCTGAGTTCCGAGCTACAAGAGAGAAGCAATGACTTTGAACTCTGGGAGGCTGAGGCTGCGACATTCTTCTTTGATCTTCAAGTTTCTGCTGTCCGTGAAGCTTTTCTTGAAAATACGGTTCATGAGCTCACTGATGTTTGTGAGAGTCTTAAAGATGAAGGTGCTGCAAAATCTGTGGAGGTCAAACAAATGAAAGAAAGTGTTAGCTCCTTGGAAGGTGAAGTTGGGGAGCTGATGGGCCAGTTGTCTGCATATGTACCTGTCGTAGCCTCATTGAGAGAGAATGTAGCATCTCTTCAGCACAATACTGTACTTAGATCGAAGCTTCTTGTGGAAAGAAATCAACAATATAAG GGTGTGGAACCGCCAAATCATCTACATGAAAATAGCTGTCAACATTCCACAGCATCGGTACCACACGGAATTTCAGAATTGGCAGAAATGCAAACAATGATCAAAGAAGTTGAAAAGATGTTTGTCGAGGAAACGGAAAGGCTTGTGATGGAACCATTTGAAAAGGCAATGGTGGAAGAAATTGAAAGGCTTTCAACTCAGGAAAGTACAAAAAACAGCAACGTCTCTGTGGAGATTGAAGAGTTACAATCAAACGGTACCTCACTTCAAGAAAAATGCAGTAAAAGTGAAGAGATGAAACTTGGAAAGGAGTTCACTGGTGAAAATCTCAAGTTGCTGAAGACAAAATCTGATAATGGGATTTGGATGAAAGACATTCCGCTTGATCATGTTTCTGATTGTTCATCCCATGGAAAAAGCAGGAGAGGTACTGGTGGGGCTGATAATCAGATGCTTGAGTTATGGGAAACTGGCGAACAATACGGTCACCAGGATCCTGTTCCCAATGAGAAACAAAATCAGGCATCTGCACGCATGGAAGATCTTACCCCTAGCCATCGGTTTACAGATTCTGAGCCGATGATTCAGAATTTTACTTCAGAAGTTCAGGCTGAGAAGGAGTTGGGAATTGATAAGCGGGAAGTGTCATTTCGAAGGCCACATCATGAAAGCAAGAAGGAAAAAATCCTGGAGAGACTTGCTTCTGATGCGCAGAAACTGACGAGTCTGCAAACGATTGCTCGGGATTTGGATAAGAAGATGGAGACAAGCAAGAAGGGTAAAAGGGCCAACGGCATTGAATATGAAACAGTCAAAAGACACTTGGTTGAAGTTGAGGAGGCAGTTGTGCAGCTAGTGGAAACTAATGATCAACTGAAAAAGAACATTGAGGAGTCTCCGTCTTTGGACGAGCAGACTTCCATAGAGTTGGAGGAGGCTGGAAATGTCCGCAGAGAGAGAGTAGTGAAAGAGGCAAGTAAAGGGTCTGAGAAGATCGGAAGGCTGCAGTTTGAGTTGCAGAACATCCACTACATTTTGCTGAAACTGGAGGACGAGAATAAGAAGAAAGGGAGGCATGGATTTTACGTAAGCAGAACAGGCGTTCTCCTGAGGGATTTTATTTACAGCGGAAGAAATAGCGAGAGGCGCAAGAAGGGTTGTGTGTGTGGCTGCATGAGACCGTCCACGAATGGAGAATGA
- the LOC126608872 gene encoding leucine-rich repeat extensin-like protein 6 yields MINKLLKTMKTPNLTLALSLLLSFIFLSKPSHQASNPPPPLPNPRLLKAYTALQAWKHVITSDPNNFTANWCGLNVCNYTGVYCAQAPDDPHTVTVSGIDLNHANIVGSLPEELGLLTDLALFHVNSNRFYGTVPYSFRYLHLLHELDISNNQFSGQFPLSVLYLLSLKFLDVRYNNFRGEIPSTLFDLKLDALFVNNNKFQFSLPQNIGNSSLSVIVLANNDLKGCIPSSFANLKDTLDEVILMNSGLRGCLPSNLGLLDKVKVFDISNNDLVGALPESTGGMKSLEQLNVANNKFSGKVPASICSLPKLENFTYSYNYFCTQPPTCMKLQEQDDRKNCIPYRQLQRSPKECATFYANLVNCDAFGCKPS; encoded by the coding sequence ATGATAAACAAGCTTCTCAAAACGATGAAAACCCCTAATCTCACTCTagccctctctctcctcctctctttCATATTCCTCTCCAAACCCTCTCATCAGGCTTCTAATCCTCCTCCACCCCTCCCCAACCCTAGACTTCTAAAGGCTTACACAGCCCTCCAAGCATGGAAACATGTCATCACCTCCGACCCCAACAACTTCACCGCCAACTGGTGCGGCCTAAATGTTTGCAACTACACCGGTGTCTACTGCGCACAAGCCCCCGATGACCCTCACACTGTCACAGTGTCCGGCATAGACCTTAACCATGCCAACATCGTCGGTTCATTGCCTGAAGAGCTTGGCCTCTTAACTGACCTAGCTCTCTTCCACGTCAACTCCAATCGCTTCTATGGCACTGTTCCATATAGCTTTCGTTACCTTCACCTTCTCCACGAGCTCGACATTAGCAACAACCAATTCTCAGGCCAATTTCCTTTGTCTGTTCTTTACCTTCTATCACTCAAATTCTTAGATGTCAGGTACAATAATTTTCGGGGAGAAATTCCATCTACGCTCTTCGATTTAAAACTCGATGCGTTGTTCGTCAACAACAACAAGTTCCAATTCTCATTGCCACAAAACATCGGCAACTCCTCACTATCTGTGATTGTCTTGGCAAATAATGATCTCAAGGGTTGCATCCCTTCAAGTTTTGCAAATTTGAAGGACACATTAGACGAAGTTATACTCATGAATAGTGGACTAAGGGGTTGTTTGCCATCAAATTTAGGGCTATTGGACAAAGTCAAAGTGTTTGATATAAGCAACAATGACCTAGTGGGCGCGTTGCCAGAATCTACGGGTGGGATGAAGAGTTTGGAGCAGCTAAACGTGGCAAATAACAAATTTTCCGGGAAGGTTCCGGCAAGTATTTGCTCTTTACCTAAGTTGGAGAACTTTACCTATTCTTATAACTATTTCTGTACTCAACCACCAACGTGCATGAAGTTGCAAGAACAAGATGACAGGAAGAATTGTATTCCATATAGGCAATTGCAACGATCACCAAAAGAGTGTGCGACATTTTATGCAAATCTGGTCAATTGTGATGCCTTTGGCTGCAAACCTAGCTAG